A single Salmo trutta chromosome 14, fSalTru1.1, whole genome shotgun sequence DNA region contains:
- the LOC115147305 gene encoding factor VIII intron 22 protein isoform X1, with protein MAAEGDFLMRYRAVSNKLKKRFLRKPNVAEASEQFGQLAKELKQQDCLQYAAFCDLAMARCEQTLFNAPGEALALTDAARLFLLSEKENRALQAPGFDEHLQAALNCYSFAIKVYIEMNQPVMAASLSLELGNALKEMNRPGEAIVHYQRAAELQTQQPIESLLSMGEMATCKILTRDYDGALAVLTEMQLMCQERGLQLPGTSSPVGAFLDIVAKCEISRVLLLMLLEPPPQKLLPEHAQTLERYAWESFDPHSQVTFLPENIFLLLQSVVMACQEKDTESLKSLQPELWPLLSAEQNHLLHLVVQERITPSGQGI; from the exons ATGGCAGCGGAGGGGGACTTTCTGATGAGATATCGTGCTGTATCAAATAAATTGAAAAA ACGTTTTCTTCGGAAACCCAATGTAGCAGAAGCAAGTGAGCAGTTTG GTCAGTTGGCTAAAGAGCTGAAGCAGCAAGACTGCCTTCAGTATGCAGCCTTCTGTGACCTTGCAATGGCAAG GTGTGAGCAGACTCTTTTCAATGCACCTGGGGAGGCCCTGGCCCTGACCGATGCTGCCCGGCTCTTCCTACTCTCTGAGAAGGAGAACAGAGCACTACAAGCCCCAGGCTTTGACGAGCACCTGCAGGCCGCACTCAACTGCTACAGCTTCGCCATCAAG GTTTACATTGAGATGAACCAGCCTGTCATGGCCGCCAGTCTATCTCTGGAACTTGGCAATGCCCTCAAG GAGATGAACAGACCAGGTGAGGCCATAGTTCACTACCAGAGAGCAGCAGAACTACAGACACAGCAGCCCATTGAGTCTCTGCTGTCTATGGGAGAGATGGCCACCTGCAAAATACTCACCC GTGACTATGACGGCGCGCTGGCCGTGCTGACAGAGATGCAGCTGATGTGTCAGGAGAGGGGACTGCAGCTGCCCGGCACCAGCTCCCCCGTTG GTGCATTTCTGGACATTGTGGCCAAGTGTGAGATTTCCAGAGTACTTTTGCTGATGCTGCTTGAG CCTCCTCCCCAGAAGTTGTTGCCAGAGCATGCCCAGACCCTGGAGAGATACGCCTGGGAGTCGTTTGACCCTCATAGTCAGG TGACCTTCCTACCTGAGAATATCTTCCTTCTCCTGCAGTCAGTTGTG ATGGCCTGCCAGGAAAAAGACACAGAGTCCCTCAAGTCTCTTCAACCTGAACTCTG GCCTCTTCTCTCAGCAGAGCAGAACCACCTCCTTCACCTGGTGGTGCAAGAGCGGATCACCCCCTCTGGACAGGGGATTTAG
- the LOC115147305 gene encoding uncharacterized protein LOC115147305 isoform X3 encodes MCIWMVGVLCVLMCLGNHQAQEAYPAISMPDRIRVALAGETVHYKVKVTIPMNQSSSDLVCSGPPDQKKIKEWRIFFSPETNTRTFQLEITAYNSSYSGEYNCKYKNAEIFWTLLVKDEGYRQHYSGFSLFIVLGAVTAGLLIFSVIGSIYVFKSQWGQFILKNESTGSGVIRRNRGEKEEEEENSKTSVNAAASASVYASLESRPASVYEVLTPGASAAAVNRESVQRKGKVKRKSKESMENATPQGEGIFECVYENF; translated from the exons ATGTGCATCTGGATGGTTGGAGTTCTGTGTGTCCTGATGTGTTTGGGAAATCATCAGGCTCAAG AAGCCTACCCAGCCATCTCCATGCCGGACAGAATCAGGGTTGCTCTGGCAGGAGAAACGGTCCATTACAAAGTCAAAGTGACCATCCCAATGAATCAGAGCTCCAGCGACTTAGTCTGCTCTGGGCCTCCAGACCAAAAGAAGATAAAAGAATGGAGGATCTTCTTTTCTCCTGaaacaaatacaagaacatttCAATTGGAAATAACAGCATATAACAGTTCATACTCAGGAGAGTATAACTGCAAGTATAAAAATGCAGAGATCTTCTGGACCCTTCTGGTGAAAG acGAGGGGTACCGGCAGCATTACTCTGGTTTCAGCCTTTTCATCGTGTTGGGGGCTGTTACCGCAGGCCTCCTCATCTTCAGTGTGATCGGCTCCATATATGTGTTCAAAAGCCAATGG GGTCAATTTATATTGAAGAATGAAAGTACCGGTAGTGGAGTAATCAGAAGGAATAGaggggagaaagaagaggaggaggagaacagtaAAACATCAGTGAATGCAGCTGCCTCTGCTTCAGTTTACGCT agTCTAGAGTCTCGGCCAGCATCTGTCTATGAGGTCTTGACCCCAGgagcatcagcagcagcagtaaaccGTGAATCTGTCCAGAGGAAAGGAAAAGTAAAGAGAAAGTCAAAGGAATCT ATGGAGAATGCAACGCCTCAAGGGGAAGGAATATTTGAATGCGTCTATGAGAATTTCTGA
- the LOC115147306 gene encoding epithelial membrane protein 2-like has product MLVLAGIVVLHITAIILLLVATIDNAWWFTDSVTTDVWGRWELAGSAWHYTNLKGDYAEEYLQVVQAGAVLACIFSILGLFVFVAQLFTLSKGQRFTFSGALMLISCLCVMIAASIYTDIFHKQEQGWFGHSFILAWISFVLTFILGVIYVILRKKSE; this is encoded by the exons ATGTTGGTCCTGGCTGGAAtcgttgttcttcacattaccgccATCATCCTGCTTCTGGTGGCAACCATTGATAAT GCCTGGTGGTTCACAGACTCAGTGACCACAGACGTGTGGGGCCGGTGGGAACTGGCAGGCTCAGCTTGGCACTACACCAACCTCAAAGGAGACTATGCTGAAG AATACCTCCAGGTAGTGCAGGCCGGGGCAGTGCTGGCCTGCATCTTCTCCATCCTGGGCCTGTTTGTGTTCGTGGCTCAACTCTTCACTTTGTCCAAGGGCCAGAGGTTCACCTTCTCTGGAGCCTTGATGCTCATCTCCT GTCTGTGTGTAATGATCGCTGCGTCCATCTACACGGACATCTTCCACAAGCAGGAACAGGGCTGGTTCGGACACTCTTTCATCCTGGCCTGGATCTCCTTCGTCCTCACCTTCATACTGGGCGTCATCTACGTGATCCTGCGCAAGAAGAGCGAGTAG
- the LOC115147305 gene encoding factor VIII intron 22 protein isoform X2, which translates to MAAEGDFLMRYRAVSNKLKKRFLRKPNVAEASEQFGQLAKELKQQDCLQYAAFCDLAMARCEQTLFNAPGEALALTDAARLFLLSEKENRALQAPGFDEHLQAALNCYSFAIKVYIEMNQPVMAASLSLELGNALKEMNRPGEAIVHYQRAAELQTQQPIESLLSMGEMATCKILTRDYDGALAVLTEMQLMCQERGLQLPGTSSPVGAFLDIVAKCEISRVLLLMLLEPPPQKLLPEHAQTLERYAWESFDPHSQDGLPGKRHRVPQVSST; encoded by the exons ATGGCAGCGGAGGGGGACTTTCTGATGAGATATCGTGCTGTATCAAATAAATTGAAAAA ACGTTTTCTTCGGAAACCCAATGTAGCAGAAGCAAGTGAGCAGTTTG GTCAGTTGGCTAAAGAGCTGAAGCAGCAAGACTGCCTTCAGTATGCAGCCTTCTGTGACCTTGCAATGGCAAG GTGTGAGCAGACTCTTTTCAATGCACCTGGGGAGGCCCTGGCCCTGACCGATGCTGCCCGGCTCTTCCTACTCTCTGAGAAGGAGAACAGAGCACTACAAGCCCCAGGCTTTGACGAGCACCTGCAGGCCGCACTCAACTGCTACAGCTTCGCCATCAAG GTTTACATTGAGATGAACCAGCCTGTCATGGCCGCCAGTCTATCTCTGGAACTTGGCAATGCCCTCAAG GAGATGAACAGACCAGGTGAGGCCATAGTTCACTACCAGAGAGCAGCAGAACTACAGACACAGCAGCCCATTGAGTCTCTGCTGTCTATGGGAGAGATGGCCACCTGCAAAATACTCACCC GTGACTATGACGGCGCGCTGGCCGTGCTGACAGAGATGCAGCTGATGTGTCAGGAGAGGGGACTGCAGCTGCCCGGCACCAGCTCCCCCGTTG GTGCATTTCTGGACATTGTGGCCAAGTGTGAGATTTCCAGAGTACTTTTGCTGATGCTGCTTGAG CCTCCTCCCCAGAAGTTGTTGCCAGAGCATGCCCAGACCCTGGAGAGATACGCCTGGGAGTCGTTTGACCCTCATAGTCAGG ATGGCCTGCCAGGAAAAAGACACAGAGTCCCTCAAGTCTCTTCAACCTGA